accatctctgtctctcgccaccggctttgccacccaatctcgtctaagctccttaggatccattccttctgagcagaattcctttatgtatgtctctgttgatcaccctcccctcacctatccacatccatcctgttagaatatcaatgatatgctttgatgtccccatgcatacctcctacccacccccatccttccaccctgtcagactgtcatagtaatgcttgaatgttttcacttatatacactgtcagctagcacatttgcttatttccgatctgaggaagaagggcgaccttcgaaagctaatcaagaaatgtattaagttatgtccaataaaaaaggtatcatcttattttcttttccatgttttattttgtttgatttctattgatagacaATAccttgaaatcttttgcccagtatatggtggtggccaaaattagtaaacaggatgctaggaactattaggaaagggatggtaaatatgcAAGTATATAAatcgccagaggatgtggtaacagcgattagcataaCTGGGttcgaaaaggtttggacaagttcctggaggaaaagcctataGCCTTGTATTGAGATGACAGGGGAAGACAGTGCTTCTCTGGAATCAgtagcatggcatgttgctactatctgggtttttgccaggtatttgtgatctggtttGGATacttttagaaacaggatactgggctggatggatcattgactgacccagtatggctattcttatgctaacTGGGCTGgatatttattattattgatCAAGGAATTCTTTCTTTCTGGATGCTTTCTTTGTTTTCCGATACAAAACATCTTCTTGCTTGTACTGCTAACTCAACAAGAATAATATAAAAGAAAGGATACCTGGTTGTAAGAATAAGTTTTCAGCCAATTGTAGGATCTCTCTGCATGCATATCCTAATAGATCAAGTATAAGCTTGAAAGCATTGTGGCAATCACTTAAGTATTTTATTATTGTGGTTCTAGATTATTTTTTCTTATTATGTTTCcatatttttcattttgtgaTTGTCTATGACTGCTTCTGTAATTATTCTATTggattgtaaatcactttgagtgTGCATGGAAAACCTTGAAATCAAGACTGAAAATTAAAACACACATGAGGGTGATGTCtccttttaaaattaaaatgtatttaaatctACAGCTACTTAACAAATTATCTCTAACAGGAAATCGTAAAAACAGAAGTCCTTTTGGCGATCTGCCCTTGAAATTCAGAGCGCAGACCTGCTGGAGTTTGCAGCTAATGCCAAGGATGCACTACAATCCTTCTTGTCATTCTGGTCTGGCATCATATTGATGTCATATGCTGTTGAGGATGACTTGTGTGGGGAAATATTGTCCAAGGATGTTTCAGTGATGAATGACTGCAGTAAGCTGGTTAGTATCTCATAATGTCGGTAGGGTTCAACTTGCCCTTCcccttttgcttttttggcacgTTCTTCAAGAAGGAACTGCCAGAGCTTGGACAGATCTAGTCTGCGTTCCTTGCCCTGTTTTTCTATGTCTCGCTGGCCACGGGGTGGGCGTCGTATGCGAAGGATACGTACTAGATCCTGGTCATATTCCAACTCTTCTAGTAGTATGCGGTTTTGCTCCTGCAGCCGGAATCGGTGTACCTTAAGGATCTGTGCCTGACGAATGAGCCTCAGGATCTCACATCGAAGGCGGCAGTTCTCTTTCCTCACCTTCACAGTGTGCTTAGCTAAAGAGTAGCCAGCTTCCATAGCTGACTTCCTAGACAGTAGTTGGACCTTGTGGCGAGATTCCTTCTCATATGCAGCCTTGTCCTGCATGAACTTGCTCTTCACTTGCTGGACATTGTCTGCATGCATGACCCACATGGACAACACTTCCAGCTCCAGCTCCTTGATCCTGCTGTTTTGCTCAGCCTGCAACTCCTTGAAGGGCTGCAGCTCCTCCACCTCCTTGCTCATGGCAGAGAACTGCATCTGCTTTTCCAGAAGCTGACTCCTCAACTGATTCTCCTTCTCCTTGAACTTTGCCAGAAGCTCTGCCTTCTCGCTCCGGATCTCCTTTAACATGTGCCTGTTGTAGTCACTCAGCCTGATGATTGAGTCATCCATCTTCTGAGACCTTTTGGCCATGTAGGTGGcaaatattttgttttcttcctgTACCCTCTTGGCCTCCTGTTCCAGGAAATCATTATCTTGCTGGAAGTGCCTGACTCGTTTCCTCATCATGGCCAGGTGCTCAGTCAGGATCCTGTACTCATTTTCTAGGTACTCCTCTTTCTCAGTCACCTGGCTGCTCGCCTTCTTCTGGACTTTAGCTGTTGACTTTCTAGACCCTTTTTTGGGAACTTTGCCTCTTTTCGTTTTCTTCTGCGCCATTTTTCTTTGTGATCCACAAGTACGATTCCAGAATCAAAACTGTgcaaacatataaaaaataatactTAAAAATAGGAGGCAAGGGGTAAATATAGAAGGATTAGTTTTCAAATGTTTTAGGTACTTAGCCCCAGTTGGTTTTGAAAGGGTCTTAGTACCTAAAATTTTTACTGTAAAGCTCTTAAGAACCTGGATAAATAAAGGCATACACTCAATTTAGGATCCTAAAAAGAAGGTAGCATTGTGCAGAATTAGGGGCAGGGATTAAAAGTTAAGCACTTAACAATGATTTTCAGCACTGGACACCTACATCTAAGCAAATGGAGACATTTTCAACTGAGTATCTATCTCCCTAAGCTTAGCCACTTAAGTgaattgttgatttttttttttttttaaaggaccacAAGAATCCTAAGGCAGTTGCAGGAAAGAAATGCCTTCCTACTTTCTCTGGGCCATATAtcctgtacattttttttcacagACACAAATTTGGAGAAAAACATATAGTACATAGACTTCTAGTCCCCGAATCTAAGAGTCCTATTATTATGTTTCAGTTTGCTGTATTTATTGtacttatgtttatacttgttcattttactgttgttatgctgctaacaaaattgtaagtttgatgttaaactgtacctactgtacagtgccttgggtgaatctcttcttaaaggcggttagtaaatccaaataaataaaataaataaatctttatatTACACTACATTGGACTTATATACCGCTCTATACCAAAAGGATCTAAGCgggtttacaataattaaaaaaaaaagtaaactctTGGGAATTTACGTAACTTCAAAGTTCATAAGCAATATTGCAATCCCCTACAGAAACTACCTTCATAAACTGTCTGAAAAACAAATATACATTAAAATGAATTAAGAAACATCCTAAACAGTaaagttttcagattttttttccaaacagtaAACCCCCCCCGCTAGCACTGCTtagtagacgggggggggggggggggtgtaaataaTTAATAAACTTGAGTAAAACTGGAAGATACCAGTTTCCAAATCTTAGTTGATTGTACAGTGAACAACTTACCATAGATAGAGAATCTTTTTATACCCTTTATAGAAGGAAGAGTAAAGTAAGAAAAATTGCAAACTCTTCATAGcttgttaaggggcccttttactatgctgtggtaaaaagtggcttgcaataGTGTAGGTGAGTATTTTTGGATGTATGCAGGGCCCACTTTCTATCGTGTCtagaaaaaagccattttttaatgggccagaaaatagctgtgtgctagaattaaaagtagcacgcGCCTATttttggcctgagcccttaccgtattacataccatgtaaaatgagtttatcttgttgggcagactggatggaccattcaggtctttacctgccatcatttactatgtttgacttagtggtaagggctcaagcgttACCTATGTGGTAACTGGTCTGCTCGTGTCAATGGGGGCACGCTGCCAGTTACCTCCGGTAAGCCTCATGTGGTAAGATATATTTAATTATATCTTACCACCTGGTTTGGCGCACACCAAATCTGAGATTACTTCATGGGCCACTCACTACTCGGGTGGTAACCTGGATTTGTCGTGCACAACCCGCGCGTTAgcccttatgtggcttagtaaaagggcccattaatgCACTAAATTCAGGAAGGAAAACCAGACATTCTGGACAGTCCCCCGATAGGATTTTAAACAACATACAACATAATTTGAAATGAATTCTAGCATCTATTGGCATCCAGCATAGCTTCAAATAATAGACTGAGATTCTATCAAATATCCCGAAGGAAAAACTTGATTCAAAAACTGCAAactattcagaatactgcagttaGACTAACTGCTTTGTGGCACCCAAGTAGAtcaaattacagtagtctaaaaaTCTAAATTGATCCAattcaaaatattttctaattctcTATAGTCTCCTCATCAACAAGAAAGAACTTTTAATTAAAGTGTTGACATGATGGTCTAGTGAGAGTGTCTGATCCAAATGAACTCCCAAAATTTTAATCGTAGAGCAAAGAAGGTATTTAGTTTGATTGATAAGAATATGATCTAAATTAGGAGCAGGACTATTTTCAAATAATATAAATTTAATTTTATCTGTATTAATAAAGAAAGATTgttggaggcccttttactgaactgtGGTAGGTTTTGAAGTTACTAGACATTAACATCAAAGATTAACGTGAGATAAAGTGCAAAGACTTTGCAGTAAATGTAGGGGGAGTGCCCTATATTTACCACTCATGGCACTGACTTACATGCCTGGGCCAATAATGCTGGGCTATGTTACGTGACTGGACTGTAACTGTCACAATGACAGCTGACAGGGGTGTACAACCTGTTcattgagtggaacgggtagacgtgaagcgtttgtttactctttccaaaaatactaggactagggggcatgcgatgaagctacaaagtagtaaatttaaaacgaattggagaaacctttcttcacttaacgtgtaattgaactgtggaattcgttgccagagaatgtggtaaaggtggttagcttagtggggtttaaaaaaaggtttgggcggcttcctaaaggaaaagtccatagaccattgttaaaatgacggggaaaatccactgcttatttctgggataagcagcataaaatgtagtgaacttttttgggatcttgccaggcatttgtgacctggattggccagtgttggaaacaggatgctaggcttgatggacctttggtctgtcccattgtggcaatacttatcAGGCAATGtcctaatgtggattaaaaactggttaaaagatagaaaacagagagtagggttaaatggtcagtattctcattggagaagggtagatagtggggttccctaggggtctgtactgagatcgctgctttttaacatatttataaatgatctagagatgggaataactagtgaggtaaatttgctgatgacatagagttattcaaagttcttaaaacacaagaggattgtgaaaaattgcaagaggaccttacaagactgggagactgggcatccaaatggcagatgacttttaatgtgagcaagtgcaatgtgatgcatgtgggaaagaggaatccaaaccatagttacatgatataaggttccacattaggagtcactgcccaggaaaaggatctgggtgtcatagttgatgatacattgaaaccctctgctatcATTTATAAGGCTTCCTTCAAAGTAGAACTATTGTCTCAACTGAACTCTTCTGCTCTCAAGATTTTTGCTTGCAAATTAAGCGATCCTGCATTGCTGGAGCCCATATGCATTGTCCTCTTCTATCGCCCTCCAGGAAGATGGTCTGCCTCGGAAAGCTTATTTTACTGAATTACTCCCAAATATTTGTTGTAAATATGTTAATGTTTTTTtagtatgtgaagggtggaagctggagttgtggaggtagctgcatttgtctgtgggtttcttgtatatggatgtttgtatatatccATCGCTGaatgagactgtggtgtccaaaaaattgactttttctggggagtagtcaattttgaatctgattgtaggatggtatgtattgaaggaattgtaaaattgtttcagagtttcttccccctcagtacagccacatctaaagaaactcataccaaaccagccttctgtgggcacattctacatgctacccaaaatccacaaacctggaaaccctggcagaccaatcatatcgggtattggcacactcacggaggaaatatctggactcatagagggaattctgaaacctctcgtgcacaaaacaaacagcttcatacaagacaccacagactttctgaataaattgaataatatcaagcaattaccaccaaataCCCTTCTGGTCActatggatgtagaatcactatacagcaacattccccatgcggatggcatagctgcatgtgagaaactcctaaaaacatccacactggaccatcaatactcaccagaaaccattacaaagctaatcaaatttatttgaactcacaactatttccgctttaacaatgatatctatctacaaataatgggcactgcgatgggcaccaggacagcaccccaatatgccaacctctttatggctgagctggaagagacatttctgaatacataccagaccaaacacctaaaatactaccggtacatcaatgacatttttatgatttggactgagggtgaagaaactctgaaacaattttattctgccttcaatacataccatcctacaatcagattcaaaattgactactccccagaaaaagtcaatttttttgacaccacagtctcaatcagcaatGGATATATacgaacatccatatacaagaaacctacagacaaatgcagctacctccacaactccagcttccacccttcacatacaaaaagatccattatttatagccaagccacaagataccacagtATCTgctctgaaaccctgactgcatcctttgaacagaaaggctacaaccccaaaataatctccaagaatattgcctcctccctcaaaacacccagggaaaatctgctacagtacaaagaaaacaaacccacagacagaatcccccttatagtgacatacaagccagagctggaaaaattaagaaaaatcataaatgatctgcagcctctactcccatccccaccagtgctggcgttccgacagccacccaacttaaaacacaagctaattagaagtaagctcccaacacagactcaaaaagaaaagaatggcacacatccttgcaatatatccagttgcaaactatgccaaaacatttcgcaggatcccacagtcattcacaaaggaaaaatattcaacattaaggaatctttcacgagctcatcttccaatgtggtatatatcattcagtgtaaaaaatgcaatgaaggcagCTACATTGGAGAAATCAGTCAGATGCTaatgaagagatttaatttacataggcaCCATAAgaaaaatgccagtactaataaagatgtcacgcctgtggggcagcactttataaaaccagaacactgtaccagtgacttcatagtaagaatcttaaaagggaacaatataggaacgtaagacctttgaagtcagaatgattaaatattttgacacccaccagacaggacttaacaaagacctggtttttctagcccattataaaccataaaattgtattgctttgaatatcgtactgctttgtcaccctcctgtctccatgcatatctcacctgtccctcttttcctgtctctcacctatccaaccccatcctgttagactgtcactggaatgctttgatgtttcacttatatatactgtcatctaccaacatttgcttatttccgatctgacgaagaagggcaaccttcgaaagctaatcaagaaatatattaagttatgtccaataaaaaaggtatcatcttattttcttttccatgttttattttgttttatttctattgattatggtTATTTGGAGAAAGACTGGGAAAACTAGAGATAGTAACATCAAATTGTGTGAGTTTTACCAGGGGAAAGATAGATCAAGAAAGGTTTTGGAGCAGAAAAGATACATTGATCCTCTCAGGAGAATTAGAGGAAGATAATTTGATTCATAGTCGCAGTACATTGAGTAAAAGTTTGTTGGGTGAGATTGCATCTTTGAATATAAAGACACTTAGAACAGGAGAATTAACTCAGTGGTTGGATGATAATTTGAGGTTGTTAAAATGAACAGCCAGAAAACTGGAGTGACATTGGAGAAAAAATCAGACAGATGACAATAAATAGACTTGGAGACAGGCAACTCAGAAATATAAATTTGCTATTACTAATAAAAGGAGGGAGTACTATTCAAAACTTATAGGCCGGGAACATGCTGACCCTAAACAGATCTTTAGGATTTTACACGATATATTGAATGTAGACTCAGTGGTTAAATCAGAGAATGTTATGTAACCTTTCTCCAATATCTTAATATTTTAATATCTTTCTCCAATATCTTAATATCTGCAATATTTTAAGGAGAACGTTTTATTACTGAGATCACAATTGTTGTTTTTAGAAATTCCAGATTTTATTCACGAGGTAGAGGGGTTGCAGAGGACAGGATTTGGAGTACTTTTAGAAGACTGAATatctatttattattaggatttatttacagcctttttgaaggaattcactcaaggcggcgtACAGTAATTAATATAGCCAAGTAAATGTTGACCCGATATGCTAAGTCCACTTACTTGTTGCTTAGATATTTGTCACTCTGGTTTGATGAAAATGGCTCTTCCAGAAGACGGAGGTGATATTGTGCTTACCCCCATTCCAAAGGATGTGAACGGGAACCCACAGAAAGTAACAAATTTTAGAAAAGTGGTCCATTCCACTGTTCACTAAGATTATGGAGGGTTGGGTTATGGAACAGTTGGAGGATTATTTGAATAAATTTAATATATTGCATCATTCACAATCAAGGTTTCATAAAATCTACAGTACTGaaactattttgggggcattgaTAGCACAAAGTAGGCGATTGTTGAGTCAAGGGAAAAATCCTACTAtatataaatgagaggtgactgactcactcacaaatgcgcagtagagacgtccctctctgtcccgcccccgcgtcaagatgtgatgacatcagaggacggaacagagagggaaaggaacgctGCGCTGGAGTCAACCTGATGAAAGGACTCACAGCAGGAGGTAACGAAAGCAGAGGAGTTGATGGACACCATACACATCCTTGCCTAGCAGGTTCAGGGTCCGGTTACAACCTGGTGCTTCGTGACCGTCCCAGACTTACTCTCCTGCGCATTCGCTGCATCAGGAGCGCTGCAgcaggagaaggggaggaagcCCGCTCCCGGCCAGAGCTCCCAGTGCCACCTCCTAGCGGCTCCCGCTCCCACAACAAATGAAGATAAAGCAGGGGATCAGACTCGACTGTCCCTGGTActgtccccccaccaccaccacaaccgaGCCCACAGCCACTGAACCCAGAAAACTGGAAGCCACCCCCAGCACCATCTGTTACACTATCTTCTTCCATCCTGCCACCCATCACAAGCCTGCCCATGGGAAGAGGAGGTGCATCTTCCAGTAACCATAGCAACAGACAGGGAAGCTGAAGCAGTCCAATCTAAGCAACACACACTAACCAACCACGATGGAAAAGACCGCAGATGAACTGTTAGAGAAAATGAAGTGAGGGTGTCAAGGGGCAGAAACCATCAGAGAAGCACTTCTATTAGCCAATtattctttctgttaggaggggagtTGGAGGGTTGAGAAGTTTTCGATGGCTTAGTTTTGTGTACAACAATATGATGGGgggagaggacggttgctggacatggggggagggcagggagagaggagagttgctgggcatgagtggatggaggggagggcaggggaaagaggacggttgctggacatggggggagggtagaggagagaatatggatggaggggagggaaaggaagacaggaaggagatgcacatggatggatggggaagggagagagaagaaatgctggacatccaACTCTCACTTTTCTTCTTCGGCTGTTCCACTAcattgttaaaaacaaaaatctcgcccgctttaatgggcttaacagctagttcaATAATAATCCAATTTGATTTATCCAGTGCTTTTGACTTAGTGGACCATACAGTTTTGTTATATCTGTTGGATAGTTTTGAACTTACAGGTGCAATACTTAATTGGTTTAAGGTTTTCTAAGAGATAGAACCTATAGAGTTAAGATGCAGGGCATTTTTTTGGATGTTTGGGTGCCAGAATGTGGGGTGCCGCAGGGCTGTCCCCTGTTGCTGCTACTGTTTAATGTTCTGTTACAGCCTTTGGGGAAAATACCTGAACAGTTGAAagtattttgtttatatttatgtagAGGATATCAGCATTTTGTTGCCGGCCTCTACAGATTATAAAGGCACTCAATATAGGATTCAAGAATGTTTTTGTGCCATTGACTGCTGGGCCATAGATTCTCAACTGATATTAAATCAAAGAAAAATTTAAATTTCTATGGTTGGGATCCCCTGGAGAAGTCCAGGGAAGGGAAACGTTTTCTATCACCAATAtacaattgtctattgcttatgtccaGATTGTACAATACCTTGGCTGTATTTCttccaaaaggcagtaaatacatttaaaaaaaacccaaagatgTGCTTTTATTGCATGATTAGCAACATTTTCTGAGATTAGAATGGCTCCAGTTGGAAAGTGACTACTTTAGTATGAAGGTCACAGGTTTGAGGCTGACAGGTTTAATAATTTTTATGTTTGGAGAAACTTGTTCCAATTAGGGAATGCTTTCATTtgaaagattatttttttttgtggaggTGTGTCCTAGAGGTGTGAGCacctgtcttgacatccagagatagccggttcaaatccaactgctgctctttgtgatcttgggcaagttactaaaccctccattgcctcaggtacaaaattagactgtgagccctccagggacagagaaatacccagtgtacctgaatgtaatcaccttgagctactactgaaaaggagtAAGCAAAatcaaactaaataaataattgttttatttctttgtgAATATTTATAATTGTAATCTTTGGATTATTATTCATTTATATGTTTAGAATACTGATTTGAATTTAtgctttttgtttttcaggttGACCTATTACCCCTGATACAGTCATTTGGGCAGAATATGACCATGTTGCATCTTTTAGTTTCAAGAATTTATTCTGTAATTCATTAAAGTTCCTCTTTTATATTTGTTGGTCTGCTCTTTTTTGTCTCTTGGATTATTACAGATCAGATACACCTATCATTAGTAAGCAGAAAGGCCTGGCCTAATCCTACTGTATTCTTGGGACTTGGTAATATGTACACAGGGGCAGTGGGATATGTCCTGGAGCTGCTGTACACTCAGTTTGGTCTAGGAATCTCTTGTGGTTATTGGTTATGTTTTATTTCAAAGTTAAATATACTGCCAATTCCAGAAGCAGGTCTGAGCAATTTACACAACAAaaataagaaagagaaaagagctacaatagaaacagaaaagcaCCGTAACGTCCAAGGACATTATACAATAGGAAATAatcaaacatagaaacatgatggcagataagatccAAATGGCCCATACAGTCTGCCCTTCTTcagcaaccactaactcctctttttcctaagagatcccaagtgcctgtcccacgctttttaaaattctgacacggtccttgtctccatgacctccaccgggaggccattccacgcatccactaccctttccgactaaacctatttcctcttaactttatcctatgccctctcattccagagttttccttcatttgaaaaaggctcatctcctgtacattaacaccattgaggtatttaaatgtctctatcatacccCTTCTCGCCCGCCTCTCCTCCAGaatatatatgttgaggttcctaagcctgtccctatatgttttatgacggttaccacttaccaattttgtagccgccctctgaatcaactccatcctgtgtatatctttccgcaggtgcgatctccagaattgcacacagtactctaaatggggcttcAAACAGGCAACTGAACCCTAACCCCCAGAAGCAATCtgaaaaagatgggcttttaaaCCAGCCCTGAACTTCTTATAGGATACTTCTGCCTATAGGTGAGGGggcaacttgttcaaaaaggttggcaccaactccccctccccccctccaaattgtCTCTTCacgatataccgtatttttcggactataagacgcactttttccccccaaaatttgggaggaaaatggggggtgcgtcttatagtccgaaggtagagatttggctggctggctggctggcaggcaggctggccgcccgccctccgagttcgggatcgccctccccccggccctgtcaccacttctccccttactcacgcgatcttccctggtggtctagtgacatcggtgcaggaaagagccccctctttcctgcccagcgcactgctctccatcctcctgtatgcagcctgacagtctcggcgagattcaaaatggccgccgagacttcaattcttggcggccattttgaatctcgccgagaccgtcaggcagcaatgcatacaggaggatggagagcagcgcactgggcaggaaagagggggctctttcctgccccgacgtcactagaccaccagagaagatcgcgtaaggggagaggtggtgacagggccggggggggggggggggaggaggtaaccctgagttgagggcgatcccgaacttggagggagggattcggacaagacgcaccggagcacctaggttttagaggtgggaaaaagcaaattttttttttcctatttccctcctctaaaacctaggtgcgtcttatggtccggtgtgtcttatagtctgaaaaatacggtacctATTATTCACTCAGACTTCTAGGGGCAGTCAAAGATCTCAGTTGATTCCTGTTCATCATGTTCAAAATGATTCAGTCCTGGGTTTTACTTTCGATTGCCATAACAGAAAAAGACTACAAATATTTGGAGGTCGTGAGCTAAAAACCAGGTCTGAGCCTGTCTGTCCCCTAGTACCTGGAGGCACCCTCATAAACAGAGGGCATGATAGGAGACATGCCCTTTATCACTCAGACTCTTTAGTAGAAGGGTTCAGACCTGTCCTGGTGACTCCACAactggtcagattt
This genomic interval from Microcaecilia unicolor chromosome 1, aMicUni1.1, whole genome shotgun sequence contains the following:
- the LOC115481363 gene encoding coiled-coil domain-containing protein 166-like translates to MAQKKTKRGKVPKKGSRKSTAKVQKKASSQVTEKEEYLENEYRILTEHLAMMRKRVRHFQQDNDFLEQEAKRVQEENKIFATYMAKRSQKMDDSIIRLSDYNRHMLKEIRSEKAELLAKFKEKENQLRSQLLEKQMQFSAMSKEVEELQPFKELQAEQNSRIKELELEVLSMWVMHADNVQQVKSKFMQDKAAYEKESRHKVQLLSRKSAMEAGYSLAKHTVKVRKENCRLRCEILRLIRQAQILKVHRFRLQEQNRILLEELEYDQDLVRILRIRRPPRGQRDIEKQGKERRLDLSKLWQFLLEERAKKAKGEGQVEPYRHYEILTSLLQSFITETSLDNISPHKSSSTAYDINMMPDQNDKKDCSASLALAANSSRSAL